Part of the Gemmatimonadaceae bacterium genome, CGCCCCTGCCGTGCTGACCATCGCGACCATTCACGGCGGCGTGCGGCACAACATCATCCCCGACAGCGTGGTGATGACCGGCACGCTGCGCATGTTCGATCCCGAGATGCAGCGGGACATCCACGCGCGCATCAAGCGCACCGCGGCGGACGTGGCCGCGGCGTGGGGGGCCACGGCCAGCGTCACGATCACGACGGGGACGCCGGTGCTGGTGAACGACCCGGCGCTCACGACGCGCATGGTGCCGACGCTCGAGCGGTACGCCAAGAAGGCGATTGCCGACATCGCGTGGACGCCGTCGGAGGATTTCGCGCTCTATCGCCAGAAGGCGCCGATCCTGTTCGTCTTCATGGGGGTCACCCCCGACAGCGTGCGCGTCGAGGATGCAGCCTCCAACCACAGCCCGCGCTTCTTCGCGGACGAATCGGCGCTGCCGTACGGCGTGCAGGTCCTTGCGGGACTCGCCGCCGATTACCTGAACGCCCCGCGCGTGCGGCCGTAACGGGTCGTGCCCCTCGCCGAACTGGCCCAGCCGCTCGCCGAGGCGCTGCGCTCCGCGAATCCCGTGGAGCTCATCGCCGTGGCCTTCGGATTGGTCAGCGTCTATCTCTCGGCGCGCGAGCACATCGTGAGCTGGCCGACGGCGATCGTGAATGTCGCCATCTTCTTCGTGCTGTTCTGGAAGGCGAAGCTCTACGCCGACGCGGTGCTGCAGCTGGTCTACCTCGTGCTATCGCTGTATGGCTGGTATGAATGGTTGTACGGCGGCGCGCAGCACTCCCGGCTGCAGGTCTCGCGGACGACGCGGGCGCAGTGGACCGTGCTGGTGCCGCTCTTTCTCGTCGTCGGCCTGGGCCTGGGCGCCCTGCTCGATCGCTTCACCGACTCGCCCGTCCCGTACTTCGATGCCCTGCTCACGACCGCGAGCCTCGTGGCGCAGTGGATGATGACGCGGAAGCTGCTGGAAAACTGGATGCTGTGGATTGCGGCCGACCTCGTCTACGTGCCGCTCTTCATCCAGCGCGGCCTCCCGTTCACGGCGGTGCAGTACGCAGTTTTCCTGCTGCTGGCCGCGATGGGCTGGCACGGCTGGCGCCGGTCGTTGCTGTCGCACGCCACGGGGCGCCCGTGACCTGGCGCGTGGTGGTGACCGGCTCCGAGTGCACGGGCAAGACGACGCTCGCCCGGCTCCTCGGCGCGCATCTTGGCGCGCCGTGGGTGCGCGAAGCGGCGCGCACCTACGCCGAGTCGCGCTGGGGCGCGCTCACCGCGGCCGACGTGGAACCGATCGCGCGCGCCACGCAGGACGCGCTGCA contains:
- the pnuC gene encoding nicotinamide riboside transporter PnuC encodes the protein MPLAELAQPLAEALRSANPVELIAVAFGLVSVYLSAREHIVSWPTAIVNVAIFFVLFWKAKLYADAVLQLVYLVLSLYGWYEWLYGGAQHSRLQVSRTTRAQWTVLVPLFLVVGLGLGALLDRFTDSPVPYFDALLTTASLVAQWMMTRKLLENWMLWIAADLVYVPLFIQRGLPFTAVQYAVFLLLAAMGWHGWRRSLLSHATGRP